In Buchnera aphidicola (Hyadaphis tataricae), the genomic stretch AACCTACAACTTTCGGTTTTGGAGACCGATGCTCTACCAAATTGAACTACACCCCTATATTGAATATATGAGATTTTCAATAATTATATTATCAATAATTAAAAAAGTCTAGTAAGTATTGTTAGAAATTTTAATGCATTATATTTTAGTGATTTTTGCATATAAAATCTTATTAAAATGATAGAATGTATATTTCTTGTATATATTTTTTTAAGGAAAATATTGATTATGAAAACTCCTGTTTATTTAGATTATGCAGCAACCACTCCAGTGGAAAAAGAAGTTTTAAAAAAAATGATGCATTATTTTACAATAGATGGAATTTTTGGCAACCCTGCGTCTCGTTCTCATAAATTTGGTTGGAATGCAGAAGAAATCGTTGATATTTCAAGAAACCAAATTGCTGAATTAATCGGAGCTGATTCTCGTGAAATTGTATTTACTTCAGGTGCTACTGAATCCAATAATTTAGCTATAAAAGGTGTTGCATTTTTTTATAAATACAAAGGCAAACATATTATTACTAGCAAAACAGAACATAAATCTGTTTTAGATACTTGTAGATATCTTGAAACGCAGGGATTTAGTGTCACTTACTTAACCCCGAAAAATAATGGTGTTATCGATTTTAATGATCTTAAAAAAAATATTAAAAAAGATACCATTCTTATTTCTATAATGCATGTTAATAACGAAATTGGTATTATACAAGATATTGAGATTATATCAAAAATTTGTAAAATTCACGGTATTCTTTTTCATGTAGATGCAACACAAAGTGTAGGAAAAATACCTATTAATTTAAAAACATTATCTATAGACTTAATGTCTTTTTCTGCGCATAAGGTATATGGACCAAAAGGAATCGGTGGTTTATATGTTCGTCGCAAACCACGTGTTCGTTTATTGCCTAGTATACATGGCGGAGGTCATGAACGAGGCATGAGATCTGGAACACTACCGGTACATCAAATTGTTGGAATGGGTGAAGCATTTATTTTAGCAAAAAGAAAAATGCACAATGATTTTGTTCGGTTCACAAAATTACGAAATTTACTTTGGGATGGAATTAAAAATATTGAAGAAGTTTATTTAAATAGCGATTTAAAACAGGGTGTACCTCACATTTTAAATGTCAGTTTTAATTACGTTGAAGGTGAATCTTTGATTATGTCATTAAAAGACTTAGCTATTGCTTCAGGTTCCGCTTGCACGTCTGCAAGTCTAGAACCATCTTATGTTTTAAAAGCATTAGGCATAAAAGATGAATTAGCGCATAGTTCTATTCGTTTTTCTATTGGAAGATTTACTACAGAAGAAGAAATTCAATATACAATTAAATTAGTGCATCATTCTATTTTTAAATTGCGTAATTTATCCCCATTATGGGAAATGTTTAAATCAGGAGTTGATTTAAATAGCATAGAATGGGATCATAAATAAACATAAGATCTTGATAAAGGAAAATAAAACATGGCTTACAGTAAAAAAGTAATGGATCATTATGAAAATCCAAGAAACGTTGGATCTTTTTCTAATACTGACATGAATGTAGGTAGTGGTTTGGTAGGAGCGCCTGCTTGCGGTGATGTAATGAAATTACAAATTAAAGTTGATGAAAACGGTATTATTCAAGATGCTTGTTTCAAAACATATGGTTGTGGTTCAGCTATAGCTTCTAGTTCTCTAGTCACAGAGTGGGTGAAGGGTAAATCTATAAAAGAGGCTGCTACTATTAAAAATACTAGTATAGTAGAAGAATTAGAACTTCCTCCGGTAAAAATTCATTGTTCTATTTTAGCTGAAGATGCCATTAAGGCAGCTATTGCTGACTATAAAAACAAAAAAAATAATTAATTTTTTAATGTTGAAAGAACATTTTCTTTCAACATCTAACATTTTATCATTGTATGATTTAATTAATTGTTTATAAAACATTATCATGTTAGATTTTTAAAAACACACATTTAGGTGATTAATTGGATTATTTTACATTATTTAATATGCCAAAAACATTTAAAATCAATGAAAGGCTATTGTCTAAAAATTTTTATCAATTACAGTTACAGTTTCATCCTGATTTATTCATAAATGATTCTTCAATTGAAAAAAGTATCATCTTAAAAAAATCAATTGAAATTAATAAAGGTTATAAAATTTTAAAAAATTTTTTAAGCAGAGCAATTTATTTACTTTCCTTGCATGGTTTAATGATAAAAAAAGAAAAGTTATTTTCAAACAACAACCCTTTTCTAAAGGATTATTTTTTGTTACACGAGGAATTAGATGATTTAAAAAAAAATGCTGTTAATAAAGAAAAATTGGATAAATTTTTAGAAAAAATAGAAAAAAAAGCGAAACAATATGAAGATCGTATTGAAGTAGAATTTAATCAAAAAAACTTTGATAAAATTATTCAAATTATAGAAAGGTTATTATTTTTTGAAAATCTAAAAAATAGTTTAAAAAAAATAAAAATATATGATGATATTATGAAAATAAAGGGTTATTGATGATTTTTCTAGAAAAAAAAAATGAAAAAATATCTTTAGGTATTGATCTTGGTACTACATATTCCTTAGTTGCTGCAGTACAGAACGAACGTGTTGTTTTATTATCTGATGATCGTAATCGTGTTCTGTTACCGTCAGTTGCACATTACAATAAAAATATTGTATCGATAGGTTGGGATGCTTTGAAGTATTTAAACAAAGACCCACAAAACACAATTTGTTCTGTAAAACGTTTATTAGGTCGTTCTATTGAATTTATTCAAAAAGAATATCCCATATTACCATATCTTATAGAAAAAGACAGTACTGGAGGAATTTTATTTCACACATGTTCAGGTCCAGTTACTCCTATAGATGTTTCTCATGACATATTAACATTTTTAAAAAAACGTGCTAATGATTTTTTTAAAAAAGAAATAGATGCAAGTATTATAACAGTTCCAGCTTATTTCAATAATCTTCAAAGAGAAGCGACTAAAACAGCAGCATCATTAGCTAAAATTAATTTGTTAAGATTATTAAATGAACCAACAGCCGCTGCTATAGCATATGGGTTACAAACACAAAAAAGAGGGATTGTTTTAGTATACGATTTAGGAGGTGGTACTTTTGATGCATCCGTATTGAAATTAAATAAAGGAATATTTGAAGTATTAGCTACTAGCGGTGATTCTAGCTTAGGAGGTGATGATTTTGATTTTGCTCTAGCAAATTATATTTATAAAAAATCAAAATTAAAAAATAGATGCAATGAATTATTTCAATCTTTACTTATTAAAATAGCAAAAGAGACGAAGTTAAAATTAACTCAACATAACAAAGTTTTAATTCAATTTTTTGATTGGAAAGGTTTTATTACTCGTGACGAATTTAATTCAGTAATTATGCATTTAATAAATAAAACTATTATAATTTGTTCTAATCTTCTTGCAGAAATTAATTTATCTATTAAAGATATTAAAGAAGTGATTATGGTTGGAGGTTCTACTCGTGTTCCTTTAGTTTATGAGAAAGTTTCATTATTCTTTAGTCGACAACTTTTAAGTTCTATTGATCCTGATAAAGTGGTAGCAATAGGCGCTGCAATGCAAGCAGATATGCTTATGCAGCATAGTAATAATGCAAAACATAAAACTTTGTTATTGGATGTTTTGCCACTTTCTTTAGGTATTGAAGTTATGGGTGGTTTTGTCGAAAAAATAATTCTTAAAAATACATCGCTTCCTATTTCTAAAACTAAGGAGTTTACAACCTATAAAGATAATCAAACATCTATTTTAATTCATGTACTGCAAGGAGAAAGAGAACGTGTAAAAGATTGTATTTCATTAACTCGTTTTGTTTTAAGAGATATTGCACCTCAAAAGGCAGGATTAATTCGTATTTCAGTTAAATTTT encodes the following:
- a CDS encoding IscS subfamily cysteine desulfurase gives rise to the protein MKTPVYLDYAATTPVEKEVLKKMMHYFTIDGIFGNPASRSHKFGWNAEEIVDISRNQIAELIGADSREIVFTSGATESNNLAIKGVAFFYKYKGKHIITSKTEHKSVLDTCRYLETQGFSVTYLTPKNNGVIDFNDLKKNIKKDTILISIMHVNNEIGIIQDIEIISKICKIHGILFHVDATQSVGKIPINLKTLSIDLMSFSAHKVYGPKGIGGLYVRRKPRVRLLPSIHGGGHERGMRSGTLPVHQIVGMGEAFILAKRKMHNDFVRFTKLRNLLWDGIKNIEEVYLNSDLKQGVPHILNVSFNYVEGESLIMSLKDLAIASGSACTSASLEPSYVLKALGIKDELAHSSIRFSIGRFTTEEEIQYTIKLVHHSIFKLRNLSPLWEMFKSGVDLNSIEWDHK
- the iscU gene encoding Fe-S cluster assembly scaffold IscU, with product MAYSKKVMDHYENPRNVGSFSNTDMNVGSGLVGAPACGDVMKLQIKVDENGIIQDACFKTYGCGSAIASSSLVTEWVKGKSIKEAATIKNTSIVEELELPPVKIHCSILAEDAIKAAIADYKNKKNN
- the hscB gene encoding Fe-S protein assembly co-chaperone HscB; amino-acid sequence: MDYFTLFNMPKTFKINERLLSKNFYQLQLQFHPDLFINDSSIEKSIILKKSIEINKGYKILKNFLSRAIYLLSLHGLMIKKEKLFSNNNPFLKDYFLLHEELDDLKKNAVNKEKLDKFLEKIEKKAKQYEDRIEVEFNQKNFDKIIQIIERLLFFENLKNSLKKIKIYDDIMKIKGY
- the hscA gene encoding Fe-S protein assembly chaperone HscA, translating into MIFLEKKNEKISLGIDLGTTYSLVAAVQNERVVLLSDDRNRVLLPSVAHYNKNIVSIGWDALKYLNKDPQNTICSVKRLLGRSIEFIQKEYPILPYLIEKDSTGGILFHTCSGPVTPIDVSHDILTFLKKRANDFFKKEIDASIITVPAYFNNLQREATKTAASLAKINLLRLLNEPTAAAIAYGLQTQKRGIVLVYDLGGGTFDASVLKLNKGIFEVLATSGDSSLGGDDFDFALANYIYKKSKLKNRCNELFQSLLIKIAKETKLKLTQHNKVLIQFFDWKGFITRDEFNSVIMHLINKTIIICSNLLAEINLSIKDIKEVIMVGGSTRVPLVYEKVSLFFSRQLLSSIDPDKVVAIGAAMQADMLMQHSNNAKHKTLLLDVLPLSLGIEVMGGFVEKIILKNTSLPISKTKEFTTYKDNQTSILIHVLQGERERVKDCISLTRFVLRDIAPQKAGLIRISVKFSVNTDGLIDVKVLEKNSNKEKNITIDNSMILKTVNMPETIQNSLKHLKEDYCFRVKEEHKMHAKHILDILKDALKSDGELITETELKKIEYQKEKLEKSIQKDDFFSIKVNLKQLEDASKNFFSLRMKKYFSCFD